Proteins from one Microcoleus sp. FACHB-672 genomic window:
- a CDS encoding DUF6896 domain-containing protein: protein MKYLSKHIAKLSTIRIPTRFYNQTLTFYLEKHKTIEFRLRLVETKHTKSVEIILQFVEIQKKLISAFQQKFSHINKWEYMLDIPRTGNFYALGEEWKFQRHGKGICFTGQKSGKVVDAHTEISAYPKGFDAWRLEQYFNSIEVENIVYKLDVFNILDEDGTEKLLDTLLKDSLITLALERPKLYLLNS from the coding sequence ATGAAATATTTAAGCAAACATATAGCTAAACTCTCGACTATAAGAATACCTACTCGGTTTTACAATCAGACGCTAACTTTTTATTTAGAAAAGCATAAAACTATTGAATTTCGTTTACGATTGGTCGAAACTAAACACACTAAGTCAGTTGAAATTATTTTACAATTTGTCGAAATTCAAAAAAAATTAATTTCTGCTTTCCAGCAAAAATTTTCTCATATAAATAAGTGGGAATATATGCTAGATATTCCACGAACTGGAAACTTCTATGCCTTGGGGGAAGAATGGAAGTTTCAGAGACATGGCAAAGGAATTTGCTTTACTGGACAGAAGTCCGGTAAAGTTGTGGACGCCCATACTGAAATCTCAGCATATCCAAAAGGATTTGATGCGTGGCGACTTGAGCAATACTTTAACTCAATTGAAGTTGAAAATATTGTTTATAAGTTAGATGTCTTTAATATTCTTGATGAAGATGGTACTGAGAAATTACTGGATACTTTACTCAAAGATAGTTTAATTACGTTGGCATTAGAACGACCAAAATTATATTTATTAAATAGCTAA
- a CDS encoding GTP-binding protein, with amino-acid sequence MSNPQSPQPNPTTAERQASKQDTHFNRARASLRQTLSWYSHVRRQPQLAKDTELQSAMQKQLDVLSGNLAKLDQSMIRIAAFGLVSRGKSAVLNALIGQKILQTGPINGVTQWPRSVRWMPNPEGKVQVELIDTPGLDEVDGQVRAQMARDVAHQSDLILFVVAGDITRTEYKALSELRKTRKPLILVFNKIDLYPEQDRQAIYQQLQQLAAGEKERGRVGEGEMPSTSNAPSPMPNALSPDDIVMVAAEPMPLPVRIEWPDGRITNEWETPPPQVDELQQKILNILNREGRSLLALNALIQARDAQANIASKTLDSRQKAAEDLIWEFAKYKALAVGVNPFAFLDLLGGVVADLALIRSLARLYGLPMTGYEAGKLWKTILLSAGGLLLSEMASSLVLGISKSAGAAAGAAGDGSGITAYAGAAVAQASLAGYGAYTVGHAAQVYLEQGCTWGPMGSDTIIQDILNQVEPNTVIDRLRQELSMKS; translated from the coding sequence TTGAGTAATCCTCAATCGCCCCAACCCAATCCTACGACTGCTGAGCGTCAGGCATCTAAGCAAGACACTCATTTTAACCGCGCCCGTGCGAGTCTGCGGCAAACGCTGTCCTGGTATTCTCATGTGCGCCGGCAGCCACAACTTGCCAAAGATACAGAACTGCAATCTGCCATGCAGAAACAGCTTGATGTATTGTCGGGAAATCTCGCAAAGCTAGACCAAAGCATGATTCGCATTGCTGCCTTTGGTTTAGTCAGTCGTGGCAAATCAGCGGTTCTGAATGCCTTAATCGGCCAGAAAATTTTGCAAACCGGCCCGATTAACGGCGTCACTCAATGGCCGCGTTCGGTGCGCTGGATGCCCAATCCTGAAGGTAAAGTGCAGGTCGAGTTAATCGATACCCCTGGATTGGATGAAGTCGATGGCCAGGTCAGGGCGCAAATGGCTAGGGATGTTGCCCACCAATCTGATTTAATTTTGTTCGTGGTTGCCGGCGATATTACCCGCACTGAGTATAAAGCCTTATCTGAGTTGCGGAAGACGCGCAAACCCCTGATTTTAGTCTTTAATAAAATCGACCTTTATCCCGAACAAGACCGGCAAGCGATTTACCAACAACTGCAACAGTTAGCTGCCGGCGAGAAGGAGAGGGGACGAGTGGGAGAGGGGGAAATGCCCTCAACGTCTAATGCCCCATCCCCCATGCCCAATGCCCTATCTCCCGATGATATTGTGATGGTGGCGGCAGAACCGATGCCGCTGCCGGTGCGAATTGAGTGGCCCGATGGTCGGATCACGAACGAATGGGAAACCCCGCCACCGCAAGTAGATGAACTCCAGCAGAAAATTCTCAATATTCTGAATCGAGAAGGACGTTCACTGTTGGCGCTGAATGCTTTGATTCAAGCGAGAGACGCCCAAGCAAATATTGCAAGTAAAACACTAGATTCTCGCCAAAAAGCAGCGGAAGACTTGATTTGGGAATTTGCTAAATATAAAGCGTTGGCCGTTGGCGTCAACCCTTTTGCCTTTTTAGACTTGCTGGGGGGAGTTGTGGCAGATTTGGCCCTAATTCGCTCATTGGCGCGGCTGTACGGGTTGCCGATGACCGGCTACGAAGCGGGTAAACTTTGGAAAACAATTTTGTTGAGTGCCGGCGGTTTGTTGCTCAGTGAAATGGCCAGTAGCTTAGTTCTGGGAATTAGCAAAAGTGCCGGTGCGGCTGCCGGTGCAGCGGGTGATGGGAGTGGGATTACTGCTTATGCCGGCGCTGCGGTTGCTCAAGCCAGTTTAGCCGGTTATGGAGCCTACACCGTCGGTCATGCAGCGCAAGTTTATCTCGAACAAGGTTGCACTTGGGGTCCAATGGGTTCCGATACGATTATTCAAGACATCTTAAATCAGGTGGAACCAAACACAGTGATTGATCGTTTGCGGCAGGAATTATCGATGAAGTCTTAA
- a CDS encoding ParB N-terminal domain-containing protein yields MSIENSQEGNSSEISNPLEEETASDEKSGELTQQPASELAQSEVEFVNPKTLLSRQKPSEMTPNKIKMLQKKIRATGFNPEYPIEVTNVDGRLIILDGHHRVAAAIKLAIDVPITRQQLSPLQEQQLLDEVAEAQQDLIF; encoded by the coding sequence TTGTCTATCGAGAATAGTCAAGAGGGGAATTCCTCTGAAATCTCTAATCCCCTTGAGGAGGAAACAGCATCAGATGAAAAGAGTGGAGAGTTAACCCAACAACCAGCCTCAGAGTTAGCTCAATCAGAGGTTGAATTCGTTAATCCAAAAACTCTACTATCAAGACAGAAACCTAGCGAGATGACACCAAATAAAATTAAGATGCTTCAGAAGAAAATCCGCGCCACAGGATTTAACCCTGAATACCCTATTGAAGTTACTAATGTTGACGGTCGGTTAATTATTTTAGACGGGCATCATCGAGTTGCTGCTGCTATCAAATTAGCAATAGATGTACCAATCACAAGACAACAACTATCGCCGTTACAAGAACAGCAGCTTTTGGACGAAGTAGCCGAGGCACAACAAGACCTTATATTTTAA
- a CDS encoding TlyA family RNA methyltransferase codes for MPAKQRLDTLLVELNLCESRQLAQRLIRAGEVMVNQQVIDKPGTEVDPAAQIKVKARSPYVSRGGEKLAKALEVFAIPVQGRICLDGGISTGGFTDCLLQAGAECVYGIDVGYGQVDWRLRNDPRVLLRERTNLRNLTKIDLYNVESPQPDLGVVDVSFISLSKIMPALWDLLQSPREAVLLVKPQFEVGRSRVGKKGVVRDPADHADAIAQVLQAAGVLGWQYRGLTWSPIVGPAGNIEYLLWLAMESLLPVPDLKEITKITETAVRELKPKPA; via the coding sequence ATGCCGGCTAAACAACGACTCGACACCCTATTAGTAGAACTCAACCTCTGTGAATCGCGGCAGTTGGCCCAAAGGCTGATCCGTGCCGGTGAGGTGATGGTGAATCAGCAGGTGATTGATAAACCAGGTACGGAAGTCGATCCAGCGGCACAAATTAAAGTAAAAGCCCGTTCGCCCTACGTTTCTAGAGGCGGCGAAAAACTGGCAAAAGCCCTAGAAGTCTTTGCGATTCCCGTACAAGGGCGAATTTGTCTGGATGGCGGCATTTCCACCGGCGGCTTTACTGACTGCCTTCTGCAAGCCGGTGCTGAGTGTGTTTACGGTATTGATGTCGGTTATGGGCAGGTTGATTGGCGTCTGCGAAATGATCCGCGCGTATTGTTGAGAGAACGCACGAATCTACGAAACTTGACAAAAATTGATTTATATAACGTGGAATCGCCGCAGCCAGATTTAGGTGTGGTGGATGTGTCGTTTATTTCCCTGAGCAAAATTATGCCGGCACTGTGGGATCTCCTGCAATCACCCAGAGAGGCGGTGTTGCTGGTGAAACCGCAGTTTGAAGTGGGAAGATCACGGGTGGGAAAAAAGGGTGTGGTGCGCGATCCGGCGGATCATGCGGATGCGATCGCCCAAGTCTTGCAAGCTGCCGGTGTTTTGGGATGGCAGTATCGCGGTTTAACCTGGTCGCCAATTGTCGGGCCGGCAGGTAATATTGAGTATCTGTTGTGGTTGGCAATGGAAAGTTTGCTGCCGGTGCCTGATTTAAAGGAAATTACCAAAATTACTGAAACGGCGGTGAGGGAATTGAAACCGAAGCCGGCTTAA
- a CDS encoding ABC transporter ATP-binding protein → MRSPKKPSVFKWSRQSLRQALSVFQYSGKALGLVWTTNRTLTVIFAVLTLIAGILPAAVAYAGKLIVDSVVSASGSGLAADRWTAISYVGLEALVVMLFAGTQRGLSVCQSLLRVLLGQKVNVLILEKALTLDLVHFEDSEFYDKMTQARHEASSRPLSLVSRTFKLVQDALSLITYGGLLLQFSGWAVVVLVITAIPPFFAETRFAGEAFRLFRWRSPETRQQHYLETLIAREDFAKEVQLYQLGPILLGRYRNIFQRLYGEDRDLTLRRGFWGYLLGLLSTTAFYLAYAWIVLETIVGRISLGDMTMYLMVFRQGQTTFAGTLSAIGGMYEDNLYLANLYDFLKQDIFKQQGRVTQGLIANDGIRFENVSFTYPGSQQPALKNISFHLKPGEKLAIVGKNGSGKTTLIKLLTRLYTPSAGRILLDGLDLQEWDVGILRRRIGVIFQDFVRYQFTVGENVGVGDVERLEDEAGWEIAAEKGMARPFIETMPESFKTQLGRWFKSGVELSGGQWQKIALSRAFMRTKADILVLDEPTAAMDAEAEFEIFERFRTLTQKQMVFLISHRFSTVRMADKIAVIEAGELIEEGTHEELLQANGRYAQLFTIQAAGYQ, encoded by the coding sequence ATGAGGAGTCCGAAAAAACCAAGCGTTTTTAAATGGAGCCGGCAAAGCTTGCGCCAAGCGTTATCAGTCTTTCAGTACAGCGGAAAGGCATTAGGCTTAGTCTGGACTACCAACCGCACGCTGACGGTAATATTTGCCGTTCTTACGTTAATCGCCGGCATCCTGCCAGCCGCCGTAGCTTATGCCGGCAAATTAATTGTTGATAGCGTTGTCAGCGCTTCTGGGAGTGGACTGGCAGCCGATCGCTGGACGGCTATCAGCTACGTGGGATTAGAAGCGCTTGTGGTGATGCTATTCGCCGGCACACAACGCGGTTTAAGCGTTTGTCAGTCCTTGTTGCGGGTGCTGCTGGGTCAAAAAGTCAATGTATTAATCTTAGAAAAAGCGCTGACTCTGGATCTGGTTCACTTCGAGGATTCAGAATTTTATGACAAAATGACACAGGCGCGGCATGAAGCATCCAGCCGGCCTTTAAGTTTAGTCAGTCGCACGTTTAAGCTGGTGCAAGACGCCCTTTCTCTGATTACTTACGGCGGCTTATTATTACAGTTTTCAGGATGGGCGGTTGTTGTACTGGTAATCACAGCCATTCCTCCCTTCTTTGCCGAAACACGCTTTGCCGGTGAAGCTTTCCGTTTATTCAGGTGGCGTTCCCCAGAAACCCGACAACAACATTACCTGGAAACCCTGATCGCCCGTGAAGACTTCGCAAAAGAAGTTCAACTTTATCAATTAGGGCCGATATTACTCGGACGTTATCGTAACATTTTCCAGCGGCTCTATGGCGAAGACCGTGACCTCACCCTACGGCGTGGTTTTTGGGGATATTTATTAGGTTTACTGAGTACAACTGCCTTTTATCTCGCCTATGCCTGGATCGTTTTAGAAACCATTGTCGGTCGTATTTCTCTGGGAGATATGACCATGTATTTAATGGTATTTCGCCAAGGACAAACTACCTTTGCTGGCACACTCAGCGCCATTGGTGGAATGTACGAAGATAACCTTTATCTTGCCAATCTTTACGACTTTCTTAAACAAGATATTTTTAAACAGCAAGGGAGAGTCACTCAAGGTTTAATTGCGAATGATGGCATTCGCTTTGAGAATGTCTCCTTTACTTATCCCGGAAGCCAACAGCCAGCCCTTAAAAATATCTCATTCCACCTTAAACCAGGTGAGAAACTTGCAATTGTCGGTAAAAATGGCTCTGGAAAGACAACCTTAATCAAACTTCTGACACGGTTATATACCCCTTCTGCCGGTCGCATTCTACTGGATGGGTTAGACTTGCAAGAATGGGATGTGGGTATTCTGCGCCGGCGCATTGGCGTAATTTTTCAAGACTTTGTTCGCTACCAGTTTACTGTGGGTGAAAATGTTGGCGTGGGCGATGTGGAACGCTTAGAAGATGAAGCCGGCTGGGAAATTGCCGCAGAAAAAGGGATGGCACGCCCTTTTATTGAAACCATGCCAGAAAGCTTTAAAACTCAATTAGGTCGGTGGTTCAAATCAGGTGTTGAACTTTCTGGGGGTCAATGGCAAAAAATTGCTCTGTCACGGGCATTCATGCGAACCAAAGCTGATATTTTAGTGCTGGATGAACCCACAGCCGCGATGGATGCAGAAGCCGAATTTGAAATTTTTGAGCGTTTTCGCACCCTGACTCAAAAACAAATGGTTTTCCTAATTTCTCATCGCTTTTCCACCGTGAGAATGGCAGACAAAATCGCAGTCATTGAAGCCGGCGAACTGATAGAAGAAGGAACCCACGAAGAATTACTGCAAGCAAATGGACGCTACGCCCAACTTTTTACAATTCAAGCAGCAGGATACCAATAA